One Vibrio campbellii CAIM 519 = NBRC 15631 = ATCC 25920 genomic window carries:
- the ppk2 gene encoding polyphosphate kinase 2, translated as MAKLKKKEYEEALEQLQIELVKLQKWVKHKGLKVVVLFEGRDAAGKGGTIKRITEKLNPRVCRIAALPAPTEKEKTQWYFQRYVAHLPAAGEIVLFDRSWYNRAGVEKVMGFCTPEQYEEFLRSCPEFERMLQRSGIILIKYWFSVSDEEQEKRFLERINTPIKRWKFSPMDLESRNRWAEYSQAKDKMFAYTDTKNCPWWVVPSDDKKKARLNCISHLLSQVEYEELEHPVIELPELNKEGYVRAPIDDQTFVPDKY; from the coding sequence ATGGCGAAACTAAAGAAAAAGGAATACGAAGAAGCACTAGAACAGCTGCAAATTGAGTTGGTTAAGCTCCAAAAGTGGGTCAAACACAAAGGGCTTAAAGTCGTGGTACTGTTTGAAGGACGCGACGCTGCTGGCAAAGGTGGCACCATCAAACGCATCACTGAAAAACTCAACCCTCGTGTCTGCCGTATCGCAGCCCTTCCCGCCCCAACAGAGAAAGAGAAAACACAATGGTACTTCCAGCGCTACGTGGCACATCTGCCTGCTGCTGGAGAAATCGTGCTGTTTGACCGCAGTTGGTACAACCGTGCTGGCGTCGAGAAAGTCATGGGCTTTTGTACCCCAGAGCAATATGAGGAGTTTCTCCGCTCTTGCCCTGAGTTTGAACGCATGCTGCAACGCTCTGGCATTATCTTAATTAAGTATTGGTTTTCAGTCTCCGATGAAGAGCAAGAAAAGCGCTTTCTGGAACGCATCAATACCCCTATCAAACGCTGGAAGTTCAGCCCGATGGATTTAGAGTCACGTAATCGCTGGGCGGAATATTCACAAGCAAAAGACAAAATGTTTGCTTACACAGATACAAAAAACTGCCCTTGGTGGGTAGTGCCTTCTGATGATAAAAAGAAAGCACGTTTGAATTGTATCAGCCATCTGCTCAGTCAAGTCGAATACGAAGAACTTGAGCATCCAGTTATCGAATTGCCAGAGCTGAATAAGGAAGGCTACGTCCGAGCACCCATAGACGATCAAACCTTCGTTCCTGATAAATACTAG
- the pstB gene encoding phosphate ABC transporter ATP-binding protein PstB: protein MFNFDNTLGYEPPLDVHNLTDEQTAISIENLNLFYVQAQALHDISMRIPKGRVTAFIGPSGCGKSTLLRCINRMNDLVEGCKVTGQVRLHGKNVYNPSVDVATLRRRVGMVFQRPNPFPKSIYENVVYGLRLQGVKNSRMLDDAVERSLRSAALWDEVKDRLHENAFGLSGGQQQRLVIARAVAIEPEVLLLDEPTSALDPISTLTIEELINELKTQYTVVIVTHNMQQAARVSDHTAFIHMGKLIEYSDADSIFTSPMKKQTEDYITGRYG, encoded by the coding sequence ATGTTTAACTTTGATAATACATTGGGTTATGAGCCGCCATTGGATGTGCACAACCTGACGGATGAACAAACGGCTATCTCGATCGAGAACCTTAATCTTTTCTATGTTCAGGCTCAGGCGCTGCATGATATCTCCATGCGTATCCCGAAAGGGCGCGTAACCGCATTCATCGGACCGTCAGGTTGTGGTAAATCCACATTGCTGCGCTGTATCAACCGCATGAACGATTTAGTCGAAGGTTGTAAGGTGACGGGGCAAGTACGTTTGCACGGTAAGAATGTGTACAACCCAAGTGTGGATGTGGCAACACTGCGCCGCCGAGTAGGTATGGTGTTTCAGCGCCCAAACCCATTCCCCAAGTCGATTTACGAAAACGTGGTTTACGGTCTTCGTTTACAAGGTGTGAAGAACAGTCGCATGTTGGACGATGCGGTCGAGCGTTCATTGCGTTCTGCGGCATTATGGGACGAAGTAAAAGATCGTCTACATGAAAATGCATTCGGACTTTCTGGAGGCCAGCAGCAGCGTTTGGTGATTGCTCGCGCCGTCGCGATTGAACCTGAAGTACTATTATTGGATGAACCAACATCGGCTTTGGATCCAATCTCAACTTTAACTATTGAAGAGCTTATCAACGAGCTCAAGACTCAATATACTGTGGTTATTGTTACTCATAACATGCAACAAGCGGCGCGCGTCAGTGACCACACGGCATTCATTCATATGGGTAAACTGATTGAATACTCGGATGCGGATTCGATCTTCACCTCTCCAATGAAGAAACAAACCGAAGATTACATTACCGGTCGTTACGGCTAA
- a CDS encoding ABC transporter permease subunit, with translation MAQAEFSLQEKDKKRLIKDRLVRFAVTSGGVGVLAALVLIFVYLAMVIIPLFSDAEIETNYAARATQSGKPLAISVDDYSQIGLVLTQSGEVRFLPLDDSSKPALYTQQIANNPVAFSQSAPGLGWYGLVDGQGKAHIFKPEFNATLRENTRPPEVVPFRTSMDMLLTDASDPVKTFVFSTSTQAPTLVWQTQSGVLKARWQVPQLLDASPVTHDFTFSSGFDAPDQMLLTPDGNNLYLRHGSELIVLVKGDNKFSVREVIDLTQGDKKHSVRTMDLLAGAYSLLVTHNDGRVSQWFDTLQGDKRTLTHIRDFKLASELKYLLPDSHRKGFYSFYTNGTLQSHYTTSEKLVLFKRAYKQAPAMAAMSNNERYLITWQNDKLTVAFVDNPYPEVSLSSLWQKVWYEGYPEPEFVWQSTSASDDFEAKFSLVPIAFGTIKAAMFAMLFSVPLAVLGAIYTAYFMSPRMRRVVKPSIELMEALPTVIIGFLAGLWFAPIVEDHLITVVVMLFVLPLSTMVMGGLWALIPQPIRNRLPNGWHALVLMPLILLLIGLGVWVSPMLEQAFFGGDMRLFLTDHGIGFDQRNALVVGLAMGFAVIPTIFTIAEDAIFSVPKHLSDGSLALGATPWQTLIYVVLLTASPGIFSAIMMGLGRAVGETMIVLMATGNTPLMDWNVLEGLRSLSATIAVELPESEVGSSHYRLLFLSALILFVFTFAVNALAEWVRQRLRDKYRAL, from the coding sequence ATGGCACAAGCCGAGTTTTCATTGCAGGAAAAAGATAAAAAACGATTGATCAAAGATCGTTTGGTTCGTTTTGCAGTGACATCAGGTGGTGTAGGCGTTCTTGCTGCTCTAGTGTTGATCTTTGTTTACCTTGCGATGGTGATCATTCCTCTGTTTTCTGATGCAGAGATCGAAACCAATTATGCCGCTCGTGCGACCCAAAGCGGGAAGCCACTCGCAATTTCCGTTGATGATTACTCCCAAATCGGTTTGGTTTTAACTCAATCCGGTGAAGTGCGTTTTCTACCTCTTGATGATTCTAGCAAGCCCGCGCTTTACACTCAGCAGATAGCTAATAACCCAGTGGCATTTTCTCAGTCTGCTCCAGGATTGGGTTGGTATGGTTTAGTCGATGGCCAAGGTAAAGCGCACATCTTCAAGCCGGAGTTTAACGCGACGCTGCGCGAAAACACTCGTCCACCAGAAGTGGTGCCGTTTAGAACCTCAATGGACATGCTACTGACAGATGCATCTGATCCAGTTAAGACATTTGTTTTTAGTACTTCCACACAAGCTCCAACCCTTGTTTGGCAAACACAAAGCGGCGTGCTAAAAGCACGTTGGCAAGTTCCTCAACTATTAGATGCATCACCTGTTACCCATGACTTCACCTTCTCTTCGGGCTTTGATGCGCCAGACCAAATGCTGCTGACGCCAGATGGTAATAACCTTTATTTGCGACATGGATCAGAGCTGATTGTTTTGGTGAAAGGTGACAATAAATTCTCAGTGCGCGAGGTTATCGATCTGACTCAGGGTGATAAAAAGCACTCAGTGAGAACGATGGATTTGCTGGCGGGGGCGTATTCTTTGCTCGTTACGCATAACGATGGTCGTGTATCACAATGGTTTGATACGTTGCAGGGCGACAAGCGTACTTTGACTCACATTCGCGACTTTAAGTTGGCGTCTGAGCTGAAGTATTTACTTCCCGATTCACACCGCAAAGGTTTCTACAGCTTTTACACCAACGGTACTTTGCAAAGCCACTACACCACCAGTGAGAAATTGGTACTGTTTAAGCGTGCCTATAAACAAGCGCCAGCCATGGCTGCAATGTCGAATAATGAGCGCTATCTGATTACGTGGCAAAACGACAAACTGACGGTCGCATTTGTTGATAACCCATATCCAGAAGTCTCTCTGTCCTCCTTGTGGCAGAAGGTTTGGTATGAAGGTTACCCAGAGCCCGAATTTGTGTGGCAATCCACCTCAGCTAGTGACGATTTTGAAGCGAAGTTCAGCTTAGTGCCAATTGCGTTTGGTACCATCAAAGCGGCGATGTTCGCGATGCTGTTTTCGGTACCACTGGCAGTTTTAGGCGCAATTTATACCGCCTACTTTATGTCGCCACGTATGCGTCGTGTGGTGAAGCCATCAATCGAGTTAATGGAAGCTTTGCCTACGGTTATCATTGGTTTCCTTGCCGGGCTCTGGTTCGCTCCGATTGTGGAAGACCATCTAATTACCGTTGTGGTGATGCTGTTTGTTTTGCCTTTGAGCACTATGGTGATGGGCGGCCTATGGGCACTGATCCCACAACCGATACGTAATCGCCTGCCAAACGGGTGGCATGCTTTGGTTTTAATGCCTTTGATTTTGCTACTGATCGGTTTGGGTGTGTGGGTATCACCAATGCTTGAGCAAGCCTTCTTTGGCGGGGACATGCGTTTGTTCCTGACTGACCATGGCATTGGCTTTGATCAACGTAACGCGCTGGTGGTTGGCTTGGCGATGGGCTTTGCGGTTATTCCAACGATTTTTACCATTGCAGAAGATGCGATTTTCTCTGTACCTAAGCACTTATCGGATGGCTCATTAGCGCTGGGTGCGACGCCATGGCAAACCCTGATTTATGTGGTCCTACTGACAGCCAGTCCGGGTATCTTCTCGGCAATCATGATGGGGCTTGGTCGTGCTGTAGGTGAAACCATGATTGTATTAATGGCGACGGGTAATACGCCATTAATGGATTGGAACGTACTAGAAGGCTTGCGTAGCTTGTCGGCGACCATTGCGGTTGAATTGCCAGAGTCGGAAGTAGGCAGTTCGCACTACCGATTGTTGTTCCTATCGGCATTAATTTTGTTTGTCTTCACCTTTGCGGTGAACGCCTTGGCGGAATGGGTTCGTCAAAGACTAAGAGATAAATATCGTGCGTTGTAA
- the pstA gene encoding phosphate ABC transporter permease PstA, producing the protein MLNWIRSGAPWIWLTGGAVSISLLSVLGLLLLIGWKGLTYFWPAPLYQWNVAALTPVQGEVLHENSILVGQVYERSFVPRSYLPEEAANKLADDEEFATRLNIKIANRELYPADFISVLKMQLDEPTTPGEWAVIERSSGGYFFGKFVAFQDGETRYENNIPALLDQKLDDAETLHHEIDMLVDDQVKDLGWKLEQLRLDKRKHELNDTITEEFLANNSQRKAEIEAELAKLDMQLDGLRLGFSDYALIVEDMTGTQVSIPLEDILDYWYPNQMSLPEKVAHWGKQVWKFLSEDPRESNSEGGVFPAIFGTVFLVIIMSIIVMPLGVVAAIYLHEYAKNNALTRVIRIAVINLAGVPSIVYGVFGLGFFVYTIGASIDNLFYAERLPAPTFGTPGLLWSALTLAVLTLPVVIVTTEEGLTRIPSSVRHGSLALGATQFETLWRVVLPMATPAIITGLILAIARAAGEVAPLMLVGVVKLASSLPVDGQFPYVHLDRKFMHLGFHIYDVGFQTSNIEAARPLVYATSFLLVTVIVGLNLTAISIRNNLREKYRTLGQD; encoded by the coding sequence GTGTTAAATTGGATTCGTTCTGGCGCACCTTGGATTTGGCTAACCGGGGGAGCAGTAAGCATCAGTCTGCTTTCTGTCCTCGGTTTATTGCTTTTGATTGGCTGGAAGGGGCTGACTTACTTCTGGCCTGCGCCACTTTATCAATGGAATGTTGCTGCGCTGACTCCGGTGCAGGGCGAGGTGCTGCATGAAAACTCGATTCTGGTTGGTCAGGTTTACGAGCGTAGTTTTGTGCCAAGAAGTTACCTACCAGAAGAAGCGGCGAATAAACTCGCGGATGACGAAGAATTTGCGACACGTTTGAACATCAAAATTGCCAACCGTGAGTTGTATCCAGCTGACTTTATCTCGGTTCTGAAAATGCAGTTGGATGAGCCGACGACACCCGGTGAATGGGCGGTGATTGAACGCAGCAGCGGTGGCTACTTCTTCGGTAAGTTTGTTGCTTTTCAAGATGGCGAAACGCGCTATGAAAACAACATTCCAGCGCTTTTGGACCAGAAGCTCGATGATGCAGAAACCTTGCACCATGAAATTGATATGCTGGTGGATGATCAAGTAAAAGACTTAGGTTGGAAGCTAGAACAGCTTCGCTTAGACAAGCGCAAGCATGAGCTTAATGACACCATCACTGAAGAGTTTTTGGCAAATAACAGCCAACGCAAAGCAGAAATTGAAGCAGAGTTAGCCAAGCTAGACATGCAACTTGACGGGTTGCGCCTAGGCTTCTCTGATTATGCTCTCATTGTTGAAGACATGACTGGGACTCAAGTTTCGATTCCATTAGAAGACATTTTGGACTACTGGTACCCAAACCAAATGTCATTGCCTGAAAAGGTTGCCCATTGGGGGAAGCAGGTTTGGAAGTTCTTATCCGAAGACCCTCGTGAGTCGAACTCAGAAGGTGGTGTTTTCCCAGCGATTTTCGGTACGGTTTTCTTGGTAATCATCATGTCGATCATCGTGATGCCATTAGGTGTGGTTGCGGCGATCTATTTGCATGAATACGCCAAGAATAATGCTCTAACTCGGGTGATCCGTATTGCCGTGATTAACCTTGCAGGTGTTCCTTCTATCGTTTACGGCGTATTTGGTTTGGGCTTCTTTGTTTATACCATTGGTGCCTCAATCGATAACCTGTTTTATGCCGAGCGATTACCCGCTCCAACCTTTGGTACGCCGGGCTTGTTGTGGTCTGCATTGACGCTAGCGGTCTTGACTCTACCAGTGGTGATTGTTACCACGGAAGAAGGTTTAACCCGCATTCCAAGCTCTGTTCGTCATGGTTCGCTAGCCTTGGGGGCAACACAGTTTGAAACGCTTTGGCGAGTGGTTTTGCCTATGGCAACCCCTGCGATAATCACTGGTTTGATTCTCGCAATTGCTCGCGCTGCGGGTGAGGTAGCACCCTTGATGCTGGTGGGGGTCGTGAAGTTAGCTTCGAGCTTGCCGGTGGATGGGCAATTCCCTTACGTGCATTTAGACAGAAAGTTTATGCACCTAGGCTTCCACATTTATGATGTTGGATTCCAGACCTCGAATATCGAGGCTGCGCGTCCGTTGGTTTACGCGACTTCCTTCTTACTCGTGACGGTTATTGTCGGACTAAACTTAACAGCAATCAGTATTCGTAATAATCTGCGAGAGAAATACCGAACTTTAGGACAAGATTAA
- the phoU gene encoding phosphate signaling complex protein PhoU translates to MHFGRHISGQFNVELESIRTHVLTMGGLVEQQLSYAIQALHKEDIELARKVVRDDHKVNAMEVSIDDACTRIIAKRQPTAKDLRLIMAIIKTITDLERIGDVATRIAYVAIESPSSQERQFQVSLEPLCRQAIQMLHQVLDAFARMDVEAAAEVHKLDDKLDAEYEAVIRQLMTYMMEDPKNIPHILQVMWSARAIERVGDRCQNICEYIIYFVKGKDVRHLGDQSIDDVLK, encoded by the coding sequence ATGCACTTTGGACGTCACATCTCAGGACAATTTAACGTAGAGCTAGAATCGATTCGTACCCATGTACTCACCATGGGAGGCTTGGTAGAACAGCAGTTGTCGTATGCTATTCAAGCCTTGCACAAAGAAGACATCGAACTAGCGCGTAAAGTTGTGCGTGATGATCACAAAGTTAATGCGATGGAAGTGTCGATTGATGACGCTTGTACTCGCATCATCGCTAAGCGTCAGCCTACGGCAAAAGACTTACGCTTAATCATGGCGATCATTAAGACCATCACAGATCTTGAGCGCATTGGTGATGTTGCAACGCGTATTGCCTATGTGGCGATTGAAAGCCCGTCATCGCAAGAGCGTCAATTCCAAGTCTCATTAGAGCCTTTATGTCGTCAAGCGATCCAAATGCTGCACCAAGTGCTCGATGCGTTTGCGCGTATGGACGTAGAAGCAGCGGCAGAAGTACACAAGCTTGATGATAAGTTGGATGCGGAATACGAAGCGGTGATTCGTCAGTTGATGACTTACATGATGGAAGATCCGAAAAACATTCCACATATTCTGCAAGTGATGTGGTCAGCGCGTGCCATTGAACGCGTAGGTGATCGATGCCAGAACATTTGTGAATACATTATCTACTTCGTGAAAGGGAAAGATGTACGCCACCTTGGCGATCAAAGCATTGATGACGTACTCAAATAA